Part of the Bacteroidota bacterium genome is shown below.
ATTCCTGTTCGAGAATCAACATCTCTATTAAACTTGAAAATTCGGTATAACCACCTTCAAAACCCTTCTTAAAGGCTTCTAAAGCTTTAGGTTTATTGTCCTCTATTTTATACAGGTTTGCAATTATAGGATATATCTTAAGCTCATTTGTTTCCCCAACCCATGATTCAAGTGCAGAAATTAACTTTGAAGTTTGTTTATGCTCAGTATCATTATCAACAAAATCAACCACAAAACCCAGCTTCTCATTAAAATTCATTTCGGGATTTTCAAAAGCTTCTTCTAATATAAAAAATGCTTCATCAAATTTTGACTGGCGCATTAATATTTTGAAATTTTGACGTACTAATAACGGATTCTCCGGCAAAAGTAACAATCCTTTTTCTATGAATTTACCTGCTTCGTTTACCTGACCATCCTGCATTAATAACTCCGATATATCATAGTAAAACTCTGCATTACTAGGGTTATCTTCTAAAAGTTTTTCAGTTAGTTCAATAGCTTCATCATTCTTTTTTTCTACAACCAGCAAATCTCTTTTTATAATAAGTAGTTCCTCTGTTTCGCCAGCCTTAAGAAAGATATCAACTTTTTCTAATGCTAAGCCTGTTTCTCCGGTCCTGGCAATACTTCTTATATATTCCGGTATAAATTTAGGTTCAATTTTAGCCAATTCCCCATAGCAACGTTCAGCATTGTTATTATCACCCACCAAACTATAAAGCTCAGCAACATTTAGCCGATACCACTTATTTTCGGAACTAAAAAGAACTGCATTCTCCCCAAAAAGAATTGCTTTTCGGTAATCTTTAAGACTCTTATAATTTATGGAAATTTCATACTGTGCATCAGCATTATTAGGTTTAAAACGTAATGCCAGCCTCAAAAGTTCAACAGCTTCCCTATAATTACCTTTTATTTTCTCATTCAAAGCATCATAGTAATAACTTTCAAAACCAATTGTTTTGCTGTCTGATGGTTGGGTACTATCTTTTTTTCCAACACTATCCTGCGACCAACCAGAGATGGCTGTGAGTAGAAATATTGAGACTAAAACCTTTTTCAGCATATGAATTTAGTTTTTAACTGTTAACCTGATAAAACAATTCGACTTCGTTTATCCAATATCGGGATCATAAATCCTTCAACACCACATTAACCTATTAGGAATCACTATGGTATTAAAAAACGCTAAAATATAGAAATATTGTATCACATTAACATATAAAACGACAAACTAGCTGAAAGTACTGTTAAAAATGTGATATCTAAGCTTAAAACCTGATAGGGCAGTAAATTTGACATTATATATCAGCTGTTGCCTGATTCAAAAACTATATCAAGCAACAACTGAATAACA
Proteins encoded:
- a CDS encoding tetratricopeptide repeat protein yields the protein MLKKVLVSIFLLTAISGWSQDSVGKKDSTQPSDSKTIGFESYYYDALNEKIKGNYREAVELLRLALRFKPNNADAQYEISINYKSLKDYRKAILFGENAVLFSSENKWYRLNVAELYSLVGDNNNAERCYGELAKIEPKFIPEYIRSIARTGETGLALEKVDIFLKAGETEELLIIKRDLLVVEKKNDEAIELTEKLLEDNPSNAEFYYDISELLMQDGQVNEAGKFIEKGLLLLPENPLLVRQNFKILMRQSKFDEAFFILEEAFENPEMNFNEKLGFVVDFVDNDTEHKQTSKLISALESWVGETNELKIYPIIANLYKIEDNKPKALEAFKKGFEGGYTEFSSLIEMLILEQELGRFDLLLTDSDKMLELFPSHPVLYLFKGYAANQLKNYDYSIEVLDQGLDFVVNNDKLKGDFYSIKADNYYQLNKVEKAFDEYDKAVAVDPENIVLLNNYSFFLAESGVDLDKALEMIKQVVGSDSKNSTYLDTMAWIYYKKGEYEQARKILKEAINYGGDSNAEILEHYGDILYKLDKVNLAVKQWEKAYEIASSSDVLKDKINNRALIDED